In Zonotrichia albicollis isolate bZonAlb1 chromosome 5, bZonAlb1.hap1, whole genome shotgun sequence, the genomic window tgtggTACGGCAAGGAGCTCaccgagctgctgctgctcggcccggcccgggcccCCGCCCGCACCAACGGTGGGTGTCCCGGGcgggaggaaggagggggatCCCTGCCGCCGGGGGGAATCGGGAGGCGGGGGAGGGCTTTGGGATCCCCCGCTCCCGATCCCCAAACTCTCGGCGGACATCCCGTCGGTGGCCCCGGCTGACGGTGCtgtttctctccttctctctctctgtgtctgtctgtcgTGCCCACCCGACGCAGGCTCGCCGCCCTTCGCCTGCCCCGAGTGCAGCCAGCGCTTCCAATTCGAACTGCCCTTCGCTGCACACCTCCGGTTCCGCTGCCCCAAGAGGCTGCACGGCCCCGACATCGGCCCCGCCGCCGAGGCCGCCGCCGCCAAGGACGGCGCCGGCaaggagcaggagcccagcaagTTCGGGAAGCCCGGCGGGCCGCCGCACCACCCCTTCCCCGGGCCCGACGGCGGCCCTGCCGCCAGCACCAAGCCCTCCACGGACTTCCACAACCTGGCGCGGGAGCTGGAGAACTCCCGCGGCGGGCGCGCCGGCTCCCCGGGGCGGCCGGCGCCCCCCGAGGGCGGCCCTGAGGCGGCGGCTGGGAAGGCGAAGCGGCGCTTCCCCGAGGAGGAGGAGCGCGGGCCCGGCGCGGCGCGGGGCCGCTTCCCGGCGGAGCGGCCGGGGCTGCCGGCGGCGCCCAAGGAGGAGCCGGGCTGCGCCCCGCAGCAGCAGTACCGCGCCGCCGGCTCCTACTGCGGGCTGGAGGAGGGCGGGCGCCTCTTCGCGCCGCCCAGCCCGGAGACCGGCGAGGCCAAGCGCAGCGCCTTCGTGGAGGTGAAGAAGGCGGCCCGCGGCCCCGAGCCCGACGGCGGCCCCGAAGAAGGCCCGGAGCGCGGCTCTCCGGGCGCGGGCGGCGCGGAGCCGGGGCTGTGCCCCcgcggcggcgcggggggcCCGCTGGCCGCCCGCCTGGACGGCGGCAGCCCGGCGCGGGGGAGCGCCTTCAGCACAGTGCCGCAGCTCGGGGCCGGCCCCGGcgggcccggcggcggcggcggcgccgacGAGAGGAAAAGCGCCTTCTCGCAGCCCGCCCGCTCCTTCCCGCACGTCCCGCCGCTGGTGCTGGGTCCCAAGCTGGGCGGGCTGGGCGAGCCCTGCCCCGacggcgccgccgcccccgcccgcctGTACGCCGCCGAGGCGCTGGCCGCCAAGCTGCCGGGCGGCGGggaggcggcgggcggcggcggcggcggcggcgggctgCCCAAGCAAAGCCCCTTCCTCTACACCACGGCCTTCTGGCCCAAGAgctcggcggcggcggcggtggcggcggcggcggcggggccgctgcagctgcagctgccgtcGGCGCTGACGCTGCTGCCGCCGTCGTTCACCTCGCTGTGCCTGCCGGCTCAGAACTGGTGCGCCAAGTGCAACGCGTCCTTCCGCATGACCTCGGACCTGGTCTACCACATGCGCTCCCACCACAAGAAGGAGTACGCGCTGGAGCCCCTCGTCAAGCGCCGCCGCGAGGAGAAGCTCAAGTGCCCCATCTGCAACGAGTCCTTCCGCGAGCGCCACCACCTCTCCCGCCACATGACCTCCCACAACTAGCGGGGACACCCCCGTCCCGGCCCCGGGAACACGCCCGGGACCCCCGCGCCGGGGACACCCGCGCCGCCCGCCTCTCCCACCCTTCCCCTTCGATGCACGCGTTTCCACAGTCCGGGGAGGGGCGGGGAGGGCAGcgggtgagaaggatgagaaggtgaagaagaagaaaaatgaaggtaaaagaaaaaaaaaaaaaaaaaaaaaagaaaaagagagagagagagagaaaaaagagaatcaccgggaaaaagaaaaaaaaaattacttaaaaatacattttttaaaatgtcatatATTGCAACATATTGATGCATTTGTCATACGTTTCTACTTAAATTATTAAGCACTTATGGTTTAGATGTAATAATAATTCTATGTCAGggtaaatttttattttggatATGAAGCTAAGGGCGaggggagcgcggcggggccggcgggcggCGGGCCGGGGTCCTGCATGCACCGGGCGCTATCCCCgtccggccccgccgcccgcgcccCTTCCCCCCGAGTGTCACTGGTGCCCGTGGAATGGAGTCTCGGTAGTTCCGTGTTTACCTTCCCTTCCccgtttgggtttggtttttggtttgtcttttttttttttccttgcccctctggacaaaaaaaaaacaacaaaaaaagatttATTAAACTTTATAGTTTATCCGGGTATGTTGGATGCTTTGACAATAAAtgactttattttcttcaaagcaCCTGGACGTTAATCGATGCGGGGGAGTGGGCGGTGACGAAGGGGTGGCAATGGGGTCCCTGGCCGCATCGGGccgcagggaagggcaggaaagcCCGACCACGCCGCCTGTTCTCTGTGCTCTCCTTCCCCGctcccctgcctccctcccttcGGCCCCTCCGACATGTGTCCGTCCTTCCTCTGTGCGTCTTTGCTTTCGTCCGGCATTTTATTCAGCTTTTATCTCTCTCCTTCATCCTGTCTTTCCCTTCCATTCCTCTCCCCTTCGTCTTTTGGgttgtctttattttctttcattttacctttctttttatgtctgtctttctgtgttttattttcccaCCTCCCCTCTTCCAGCAGCTATTTTCCCACCTCCCCTCTTCCAGCAGCCCGTATTGCCCCCGACCCTTGCCACGGCTGTGGGTGGTCGCGGGCTCGCAGGGTGGGCACAGACACGGAGGCGGCCCGGAGGTTGTCTGGTGTGACAGGATCCAGGGGAGCACCCAGCCCGCAGTGTCGTGGGGTAGGGAGCGCTTGAAGGGGCCAGGGGTGGGTCCCCTCTGTCCTGGTGCATTACCGGGGTGGTGGCATCGCAGCCAGGGGCACCCGGGAGGGCCAAGACAAGGGGGACACTCCCGGGCACGGGTGCACAGCCTGCGGCGGGTGCGTTCAGTGCCAGCCCCGCtctggggggcacggggggg contains:
- the PRDM8 gene encoding PR domain zinc finger protein 8, encoding MEDAGVQRGIWDGDAKTVQQCLTDIFTSVYTTCDIPENAIFGPCVLSHTSLYDSIAFIALKSTDKRTVPYIFRVDTSAANGSSEGLMWLRLVQSAREREEQNLEAYIKSGQLFYRSLRRIAKDEELLVWYGKELTELLLLGPARAPARTNGSPPFACPECSQRFQFELPFAAHLRFRCPKRLHGPDIGPAAEAAAAKDGAGKEQEPSKFGKPGGPPHHPFPGPDGGPAASTKPSTDFHNLARELENSRGGRAGSPGRPAPPEGGPEAAAGKAKRRFPEEEERGPGAARGRFPAERPGLPAAPKEEPGCAPQQQYRAAGSYCGLEEGGRLFAPPSPETGEAKRSAFVEVKKAARGPEPDGGPEEGPERGSPGAGGAEPGLCPRGGAGGPLAARLDGGSPARGSAFSTVPQLGAGPGGPGGGGGADERKSAFSQPARSFPHVPPLVLGPKLGGLGEPCPDGAAAPARLYAAEALAAKLPGGGEAAGGGGGGGGLPKQSPFLYTTAFWPKSSAAAAVAAAAAGPLQLQLPSALTLLPPSFTSLCLPAQNWCAKCNASFRMTSDLVYHMRSHHKKEYALEPLVKRRREEKLKCPICNESFRERHHLSRHMTSHN